One part of the Humulus lupulus chromosome 9, drHumLupu1.1, whole genome shotgun sequence genome encodes these proteins:
- the LOC133800995 gene encoding patellin-4, giving the protein MTVEVKVEVEETQMGEVSVSEEVSNKKEAVDECKPTTVEKSSSYKEESNFLSDLKEFEKKALIDLRAKVEEAILGNNVYKKEEEPKKNEKAVEETAEEKKKPVKEGEEEEGKDAEKSAEESKPECAETEKEGEKEETREVIVEEKVEEVDRDISLWGVPLLPSKGAEGTDVVLLKFLRAREFKVNDAFEMLKKTLQWRKDSKIDSILDEELCVDLSSAVDVNGVDREGHPVCYNVFGVFENEELYQKTFGTEEKRSHFLRWRCQLMEKSIQKLDLKPRGVSSFLNISDLKNSPGPSKKELRIATKQAVGLLQDNYPELVAKNIFINVPFWYYALNTLLSPFITQRTKSKFVIARPAKVTETLLKYIPAEEIPFKYGGFKRENDYEFYGDDNSVSELYLKAGMTETIEIPAPEADATLIWDVAVLGWEVHYKEEFVPSDEGSYTIIVQKGKKMGSQEGPLRNTFRSNEPGKVVLTIENTSNKKKRVMYRFKTKKSPSSF; this is encoded by the exons TCAGTGAAGAGGTGTCTAACAAGAAGGAAGCAGTAGATGAATGTAAGCCTACAACGGTTGAAAAAAGCTCTTCTTACAAGGAAGAGAGTAACTTTCTCTCTGATCTTAAGGAGTTTGAGAAGAAGGCTTTGATTGATTTGAGGGCGAAAGTGGAAGAAGCCATTCTTGGCAACAATGTTTATAAGAAAGAAGAGGAGCCAAAGAAGAACGAGAAGGCAGTGGAAGAGACTGCCGAGGAGAAGAAGAAGCCagtgaaggaaggagaagaagaagaggggaaaGATGCAGAAAAGTCGGCTGAGGAATCGAAACCAGAATGTGCTGAAACAGAAAAGGAAGGGGAGAAAGAGGAAACGCGTGAAGTGATTGTTGAAGAAAAAGTTGAAGAAGTGGATAGAGATATTTCCCTTTGGGGTGTACCCCTTTTGCCTAGTAAAGGAGCTGAAGGCACTGATGTAGTCCTTCTGAAGTTCTTGAGGGCCAGGGAGTTTAAGGTCAATGACGCTTTTGAGATGCTTAAGAAGACCCTCCAATGGAGAAAGGATTCTAAGATCGATTCGATCTTGGATGAGGAGTTGTGTGTTGATTTAAGCTCTGCTGTAGATGTTAATGGCGTTGACAGGGAAGGACACCCTGTTTGTTACAATGTGTTTGGAGTGTTTGAGAACGAAGAGCTTTACCAAAAGACTTTTGGTACAGAGGAAAAGAGGAGCCATTTCTTGAGATGGAGGTGCCAGCTTATGGAGAAGAGCATTCAGAAGCTTGACTTGAAGCCTAGAGGAGTGTCTTCTTTTCTTAATATCAGTGACCTTAAGAACTCGCCTGGACCTTCCAAGAAGGAGCTTAGAATCGCAACAAAGCAAGCTGTTGGCCTATTACAGGACAATTACCCTGAGTTGGTTGCTAAGAAT ATATTCATCAATGTTCCATTCTGGTACTACGCTCTCAACACCCTTTTGTCACCTTTCATTACTCAAAGAACCAAGAGCAAATTTGTTATTGCTCGCCCAGCAAAGGTCACAGAAACACTCTTAAA GTATATTCCAGCTGAGGAAATTCCTTTCAAATATGGTGGTTTCAAGAGGGAGAATGACTATGAATTCTATGGTGATGACAACTCTGTTTCAGAACTATATCTTAAAGCAGGCATGACTGAAACCATTGAGATACCTGCACCAGAG GCTGATGCTACATTAATCTGGGATGTGGCTGTTTTGGGTTGGGAAGTACACTACAAGGAGGAATTTGTTCCCAGCGATGAAGGATCTTACACCATCATTGTTCAGAAAGGGAAGAAAATGGGTTCACAAGAAGGACCTCTTCGCAACACCTTTAGAAGCAATGAGCCTGGAAAGGTTGTCCTAACGATTGAAAACACTTCTAACAAAAAGAAAAGGGTTATGTATCGGTTCAAGACCAAGAAGAGTCCCTCTTCCTTCTAA